A genomic segment from Flammeovirga pectinis encodes:
- a CDS encoding sulfatase-like hydrolase/transferase, giving the protein MRKLLLTIFLHLLFFSLVKGQSPAHEMANRLGTGYNFGNVMSANNEGDWAAPIEEYMMEDVANAGFDHIRLPVRWGSHTNENAPYTIDPAWLTRVEQVVDWALERNLIVVLNAHGEHWFIEEVHKEDNEYPDPDKWERMVKIWEQIGTHFKGKSHDVVFELLNEPYFNMNKKLVDEINIDLLAAVRKEHPDRIVMLTGGGDNAIYAPQQMDLSIFENDDKIIPWFHYYWPNTFSKYPEIAGSSPIWGTKEEYASLYADFKNVKDWADANNLPLYLGEFGSNSVCDAKSRERYHKAIIETSEELGFPRAIWCAGPKSNKMIYTRNQGEWVEGQLEALFPSTKRKNILFLVVDDLNTDLVAFNNPEVITPTIDKLAEEGVKYLNAQCSYPVCGPSRASFLTGTYPERNGVTNLSNLLPDIAPNLTTLPELLSKNGYRTAAVGKVFDPRNVDDGHYNAAWTEDYTAPSKYIYPEEYGDFVGGNSYRVTDGTSYEIGPEGVGDDGYQDGQFSEHAVATLEELGTSSQPFFLAVGFKKPHLPFVAPKKYFDLYDRSSLTLADYQTLPKGAPSFIYKEPTELTGYNDIPQTWEAIYNGHENVLDLEKQRELLHAYYACASYIDAQIGKVITKLEEIGEKENTLIILISDHGFNLGDHNMWGKHNLLQNATQVPMLIIDPSKALKNEKDRAVQLVDLYPTVCDYTSTPKPSFLQGNSLYIVDDTETNYPLDLAVTFYKKNGSNGYTFKQGAYRYTMWTTDKTMTPMEQPFSVVSTIEEEFYVYQNNQEIETENVINKSVYAAEIKVLKEAAEQWWTAYYGQVHNLESTNFIRINSNFEEGISTGWTSTFKSGSTIDYDFVSENHPVNGTKAGVFHIRETGTNVSNIGLRSNEYAIGYTTNEIEDFEVAFDIYATAPITMRYQLQFDGNTEKVISDNIEVEAGKNISMNTKHEVPVGVSSVRILFQLGTATETVYFDNVSIKIDGLESDQEQLKEAVDNLEIIYQGDDSKNAVSSNLILPLESSNTTTVTWVSDTPEAVLVQNDTGYVFLAEDTKTVKLTATITLKNLTEIKEFVVKLNPNVSSEMIAALENLEIQYSYGDNAETVTKDIYVSGTSLTAKVDWVSNNSGVIFSEFTGIVTQINAAVQGTIEAHLTIGNEKAIKLFLLNVSAKEELPTATSPSLGNLVLYPNPTSSLLYIKGIVKAKTVINLYSLEGKRIGEYSLPINGTTIDLSSIKKGIYILSIEGKSYKIIRK; this is encoded by the coding sequence ATGAGAAAATTACTACTAACGATATTTTTACACTTACTCTTTTTTAGCCTTGTTAAAGGGCAATCCCCAGCTCACGAAATGGCCAACCGTTTAGGAACGGGGTATAACTTTGGTAATGTGATGTCTGCAAATAATGAAGGAGATTGGGCAGCTCCTATAGAAGAATATATGATGGAAGATGTGGCCAATGCAGGCTTCGATCATATCCGTTTACCTGTACGTTGGGGCAGTCATACCAACGAAAATGCCCCATATACAATAGATCCGGCTTGGCTTACAAGAGTAGAACAAGTGGTAGATTGGGCATTAGAACGCAATTTAATTGTAGTGTTAAATGCACATGGAGAGCATTGGTTTATAGAAGAAGTACATAAAGAAGATAACGAATACCCCGACCCTGATAAATGGGAGAGAATGGTGAAAATTTGGGAGCAAATTGGTACCCATTTTAAAGGCAAATCTCATGATGTGGTTTTTGAACTTCTAAATGAACCGTACTTTAATATGAATAAAAAGTTAGTAGATGAAATTAATATTGATTTACTCGCTGCGGTTAGAAAAGAACATCCAGATAGAATTGTAATGCTTACAGGTGGTGGTGATAATGCTATTTATGCACCTCAGCAAATGGATCTTTCTATTTTTGAAAATGACGATAAGATCATTCCTTGGTTTCATTATTATTGGCCAAACACTTTTTCTAAGTACCCAGAAATAGCAGGAAGTTCTCCTATTTGGGGAACAAAAGAAGAATACGCGTCTTTATATGCTGATTTTAAAAATGTGAAGGATTGGGCAGATGCTAACAATTTACCTTTGTATTTAGGAGAGTTTGGGTCGAATTCTGTTTGCGATGCAAAAAGCAGAGAGCGTTATCATAAAGCAATAATTGAGACATCCGAAGAACTAGGTTTTCCAAGAGCAATATGGTGTGCTGGTCCTAAATCAAATAAAATGATTTATACACGTAACCAAGGGGAATGGGTAGAAGGACAACTTGAAGCTCTATTTCCATCAACAAAAAGAAAAAATATACTCTTTTTAGTAGTAGATGATCTAAATACAGATTTGGTAGCATTCAATAATCCAGAAGTAATAACACCAACAATAGACAAGTTAGCAGAGGAAGGAGTGAAGTACCTAAATGCACAATGTTCTTATCCTGTATGTGGCCCATCTAGAGCAAGCTTTTTAACGGGTACTTATCCAGAAAGAAATGGAGTAACCAACCTATCAAATTTACTTCCTGATATTGCTCCAAATTTAACTACACTACCAGAATTATTATCAAAAAATGGCTATAGAACGGCTGCTGTTGGGAAAGTTTTTGATCCGAGAAATGTTGATGATGGACATTATAATGCCGCTTGGACTGAAGATTACACAGCACCATCAAAATATATTTATCCAGAAGAATACGGTGATTTTGTAGGTGGAAATAGTTACAGAGTAACGGATGGAACTTCTTATGAGATCGGCCCGGAAGGAGTAGGAGACGACGGTTACCAAGATGGTCAGTTTTCTGAACATGCAGTGGCTACTTTAGAAGAATTAGGAACATCTAGTCAGCCTTTCTTTTTGGCTGTGGGCTTTAAGAAACCTCACTTACCGTTTGTAGCACCAAAAAAGTATTTTGATTTATATGACAGGAGTTCTTTAACGTTAGCTGATTATCAAACTTTACCAAAAGGAGCACCCTCTTTTATATACAAAGAGCCAACAGAGCTTACAGGTTATAATGATATACCACAAACTTGGGAAGCCATTTATAACGGGCATGAAAACGTACTCGATCTAGAAAAGCAAAGAGAATTATTGCATGCTTATTATGCTTGTGCATCGTATATCGATGCTCAGATTGGAAAAGTAATTACTAAATTAGAAGAGATTGGAGAAAAAGAAAACACACTTATAATTCTAATTTCTGACCATGGATTTAATTTGGGAGATCATAATATGTGGGGTAAGCATAACTTATTACAGAACGCCACACAAGTACCAATGCTTATTATAGACCCATCTAAAGCCTTAAAAAATGAAAAGGACAGAGCAGTACAGTTAGTAGACCTCTACCCAACAGTTTGTGATTACACGAGTACGCCAAAGCCGAGTTTTCTACAAGGTAATTCGCTTTATATAGTAGACGATACAGAAACAAATTACCCATTAGATTTAGCCGTTACTTTTTATAAAAAAAATGGAAGCAATGGATATACTTTTAAACAAGGTGCATACCGTTACACCATGTGGACAACAGATAAAACGATGACACCAATGGAACAACCTTTTTCTGTGGTATCTACTATTGAAGAAGAGTTTTATGTGTATCAGAATAACCAGGAAATAGAAACGGAGAACGTAATAAATAAGTCTGTTTATGCAGCAGAAATTAAGGTTTTAAAAGAAGCAGCCGAACAATGGTGGACCGCCTATTACGGTCAGGTGCATAATTTAGAATCTACCAACTTTATACGTATCAATAGTAATTTTGAAGAAGGAATTTCTACAGGTTGGACTTCAACTTTTAAGAGTGGGAGTACTATTGATTATGATTTTGTAAGTGAGAATCATCCTGTAAATGGTACTAAGGCAGGGGTTTTTCATATTAGAGAAACAGGGACAAATGTGTCTAATATCGGATTACGTTCTAATGAATATGCAATAGGTTATACAACAAATGAAATTGAAGATTTTGAAGTTGCTTTTGATATTTACGCCACAGCGCCAATTACAATGAGGTATCAGTTACAATTTGATGGCAATACAGAAAAAGTGATTAGTGATAATATTGAAGTGGAGGCAGGGAAGAATATTTCGATGAATACAAAGCATGAAGTTCCAGTAGGTGTTTCATCTGTAAGAATATTATTTCAGTTGGGTACAGCAACAGAAACTGTCTATTTTGATAATGTGAGTATAAAAATTGATGGTTTAGAGAGTGATCAAGAACAATTAAAAGAAGCAGTTGATAATCTTGAAATCATTTACCAAGGAGACGACTCAAAAAATGCAGTAAGTAGTAATCTAATTTTACCGTTAGAGAGTTCTAATACGACAACTGTTACATGGGTAAGCGATACCCCAGAAGCTGTGCTTGTACAGAATGATACAGGTTATGTATTCTTAGCTGAAGATACAAAAACGGTAAAATTAACTGCAACAATCACTTTAAAAAACCTTACAGAAATAAAAGAATTTGTAGTGAAACTAAACCCTAATGTATCGTCAGAAATGATTGCCGCATTGGAGAACTTAGAAATTCAATATTCTTATGGAGATAATGCAGAAACTGTTACCAAAGATATTTACGTAAGCGGCACTTCTTTAACGGCTAAAGTGGATTGGGTTTCTAATAATTCTGGTGTAATATTTTCTGAATTTACAGGTATAGTAACGCAAATAAACGCAGCGGTACAAGGTACTATTGAAGCCCACTTAACAATAGGCAATGAAAAAGCAATTAAATTATTTTTATTGAATGTGAGTGCCAAAGAAGAGTTGCCAACAGCTACGTCACCAAGTTTAGGAAACCTAGTTTTGTATCCAAATCCAACTTCATCATTATTGTACATCAAAGGAATAGTTAAAGCAAAAACTGTAATAAATTTATATTCTTTAGAAGGGAAAAGAATAGGCGAATATTCATTACCTATAAATGGAACTACTATTGATTTATCATCAATAAAAAAAGGAATTTATATACTTTCAATTGAAGGTAAATCATATAAAATTATAAGAAAATAA
- a CDS encoding T9SS type A sorting domain-containing protein: MKLITTTLIVFFSLLQLYATAQVNLITNPGFETDYTANWEVTSKNTGFIPSSIAHISNGTNALQMVLPDDNPSLPNAQLRSIGYAPFATPLTKATTFTISIDAYADTEMAVRFMLQSEKAGIKELSSNLSVTTDNQTLTTTITLTPTEALPSLSDWQILLQMGGNTGTLVVDNISLVQQAEKTDEELAQEALDAIAINFNSIDPQDGNGILYSITLPTDGENASTINWASSNENSIATDGTVIRGAAAEEVTMTASVTIGGATLTKDFVVNVLPFTVEDGNMIVSNANFNDGLTAWSSAFNTSQVNEGDFTFTSITHKENGSLAAQFDITNGGTTFANLVTRTVYYPFNETTSTPLYFEITSDIYASEETKLRYQFSGKDIENGNQNINTDFFFAGEDVVTVSKIIEAPTNLVSWRLLLQVGGNTGQIVYDNVIVKEIATNVGQVTLTKEALKLVLAEGDETDNVTQNFTVDITDANNYGTTITWETDNAVISFDGANATVSPSSTDQIAKLKATIEKEGFTEVRNFTVTVLATDEQKLIDATAAVEIEFAEGDTEAMVTTNVTLPLESLFETTVTWQSENANISTEGVVTLISEEVSGKLTATVTLGDLSETKEFTLTTDRNATAKVEEAKVAVAIIFTENDDSDNVTQNLELPTTGLNNTTITWEANNVAISSDGTVTRTSSDQEVELIATISLEEVSTTSTFTVTVLGDDAIALTEAKDALEIIYVEGESASNVVSDVTLPATGLHAAVVTWTSNNETVVSAAGSVTRQQSSTDVVVEATLVIGDLSVTKSFTLTVVSNEQELVNEAKDALEITYAEGDNASFVTQNITLVTTADNNTTVTWSSDNETIITNVGEVTIPLSDTEVVLTATLILGESTGTKEFTVVVSGNSSILLEEAKSALEIAYADGEDATTVTQNITLVAEGENDAVVTWSSSIEDVITTSGEVSRMLSDTEVVLTATLTLGESTTTKEFTVTVLGDDAIALTEAKDALEIIYVEGESASNVVSDVTLPATGLHTAVVTWISNNETVVSATGSVTRQQSSTDVVVEATLVIGDLSVTKSFTLTVVSNEQELVNEAKDALEITYAEGDNASSVTQNITLVTTADNNTTVTWSSDNETIITNFGEVTIPLSDTEVVLTATLILGESTGTKEFTVVVSGNSSVLLEEAKNALEIAYADGEDATTVTQNITLVAEGENDAVVTWSSSNEDVITTSGVVTQSFTDQVIDLTATLLLGDETTTKVFSVTVVKTEAPTAVEKDKVTVKVWPNPSQNKINITSVTPIKTLQIYNLTGQLVYELPTPAIGNTTQVDISGLTNGNYILRVNGGHKTFIKQ, encoded by the coding sequence ATGAAATTAATTACTACTACTTTAATTGTTTTTTTTTCGCTACTACAACTTTACGCAACAGCTCAAGTTAATCTAATCACAAATCCTGGTTTTGAAACTGATTATACTGCGAACTGGGAAGTAACGTCAAAGAATACAGGGTTTATACCTTCTTCTATTGCACATATATCTAACGGAACAAATGCTTTGCAAATGGTATTGCCAGATGATAATCCATCTTTACCGAATGCTCAATTAAGATCAATTGGATATGCACCTTTTGCAACACCATTAACTAAAGCAACCACATTCACTATTAGCATTGATGCTTATGCAGATACAGAGATGGCTGTGAGATTTATGCTGCAATCTGAGAAAGCAGGAATAAAAGAACTAAGTTCTAATTTATCAGTAACTACAGATAATCAGACATTAACTACTACAATTACACTTACTCCAACAGAAGCTTTACCTTCTTTATCAGATTGGCAAATTTTATTACAAATGGGAGGAAATACGGGTACTCTAGTAGTAGACAACATTTCTTTAGTTCAACAGGCAGAAAAAACGGATGAAGAATTAGCTCAAGAAGCACTAGATGCTATTGCAATTAATTTTAATAGTATCGATCCTCAAGATGGAAATGGTATTCTGTATTCAATCACTTTACCAACTGATGGAGAAAATGCGTCTACAATTAATTGGGCATCTTCTAACGAAAATAGTATCGCAACAGATGGTACAGTAATAAGAGGAGCTGCCGCAGAAGAGGTAACGATGACGGCATCTGTAACAATAGGAGGTGCCACTTTAACAAAAGACTTTGTAGTTAACGTATTGCCATTTACAGTAGAGGATGGAAATATGATTGTATCAAATGCTAATTTTAATGATGGGTTAACAGCTTGGAGCTCTGCTTTTAATACTTCTCAAGTAAATGAAGGAGATTTTACTTTTACAAGTATCACGCATAAAGAAAATGGCTCTTTGGCAGCTCAATTTGATATTACAAATGGAGGGACAACTTTTGCAAACCTTGTGACAAGAACAGTTTATTACCCTTTTAACGAAACAACTTCAACACCTTTATACTTTGAAATTACTTCAGATATTTATGCCTCTGAAGAAACAAAACTTCGTTATCAATTTTCTGGTAAAGATATTGAGAATGGAAATCAAAATATTAATACAGACTTCTTCTTTGCAGGAGAAGATGTGGTGACAGTAAGCAAAATTATAGAAGCACCAACAAATTTAGTTTCATGGAGGTTATTATTACAAGTAGGAGGTAATACAGGTCAGATTGTTTATGATAATGTGATTGTCAAAGAAATAGCGACAAATGTAGGGCAAGTGACACTTACAAAAGAGGCATTGAAATTAGTTTTAGCTGAGGGTGATGAAACAGATAATGTAACACAAAACTTTACTGTAGATATTACAGACGCTAACAATTATGGAACTACTATTACTTGGGAAACAGATAATGCTGTTATTTCTTTTGATGGTGCAAACGCAACTGTGTCACCAAGTTCTACAGATCAAATAGCAAAACTAAAAGCTACCATAGAAAAAGAAGGCTTTACTGAAGTAAGAAACTTTACAGTTACAGTTTTAGCTACAGATGAACAGAAATTAATTGATGCTACAGCGGCCGTAGAAATTGAATTTGCAGAAGGTGATACCGAAGCAATGGTCACTACAAATGTAACATTACCTTTAGAAAGCTTATTTGAGACTACAGTAACTTGGCAAAGCGAAAATGCAAATATTTCTACAGAAGGTGTGGTCACTTTAATTTCAGAAGAAGTATCAGGAAAATTAACGGCAACAGTTACTTTAGGTGATTTAAGTGAAACAAAAGAATTTACATTAACGACAGATAGAAATGCGACTGCAAAAGTAGAAGAAGCTAAAGTAGCTGTTGCAATTATTTTTACAGAAAATGATGATAGTGATAATGTTACTCAAAACCTTGAATTACCAACAACAGGATTAAATAATACAACAATTACTTGGGAAGCGAATAACGTTGCAATTTCTTCGGACGGAACGGTAACAAGAACAAGTTCAGACCAAGAAGTTGAGCTAATTGCAACAATATCTTTAGAAGAGGTTTCTACCACATCAACTTTTACAGTAACTGTTTTAGGAGACGATGCAATTGCTTTAACAGAAGCAAAAGATGCTTTAGAAATTATCTATGTAGAAGGTGAATCTGCAAGCAATGTAGTATCAGATGTTACTTTACCAGCAACAGGTTTACATGCAGCAGTTGTTACATGGACAAGTAATAATGAGACAGTGGTTTCTGCAGCAGGTAGTGTTACAAGACAACAATCATCTACTGATGTAGTCGTAGAAGCAACTCTAGTTATTGGAGATTTATCAGTAACAAAATCATTTACATTAACGGTAGTTTCTAATGAGCAAGAGTTAGTAAACGAAGCAAAAGATGCTTTAGAGATTACTTATGCAGAAGGAGATAATGCTAGTTTTGTAACTCAGAATATTACGTTAGTAACTACAGCAGATAATAATACAACAGTAACATGGTCTTCGGATAATGAAACTATTATTACGAATGTTGGTGAGGTTACAATACCATTATCAGATACAGAAGTAGTTTTAACAGCAACACTTATTTTAGGAGAATCTACTGGAACTAAAGAGTTTACAGTTGTAGTTAGTGGTAATTCTTCAATTTTATTAGAAGAGGCAAAAAGTGCTTTAGAGATTGCTTATGCAGATGGGGAAGATGCTACTACAGTCACTCAAAATATTACTTTGGTTGCTGAAGGGGAAAATGATGCAGTAGTTACTTGGTCTTCATCAATTGAGGATGTAATTACAACATCTGGAGAAGTTTCAAGGATGTTATCAGATACAGAAGTAGTTTTAACAGCAACACTTACTTTAGGAGAATCTACTACAACTAAAGAATTTACAGTAACTGTTTTAGGAGACGATGCAATTGCTTTAACAGAAGCAAAAGATGCTTTAGAAATTATCTATGTAGAAGGTGAATCTGCAAGCAATGTAGTATCAGATGTTACTTTACCAGCAACGGGTTTACATACAGCAGTTGTTACATGGATAAGTAATAATGAGACAGTGGTTTCTGCAACAGGTAGTGTTACAAGACAACAATCATCTACTGATGTAGTCGTAGAAGCAACTCTAGTTATTGGAGATTTATCAGTAACAAAATCATTTACATTAACGGTAGTTTCTAATGAGCAAGAGTTAGTAAACGAAGCAAAAGATGCTTTAGAGATTACTTATGCAGAAGGAGATAATGCTAGTTCTGTAACTCAGAATATTACGTTAGTAACTACAGCAGATAATAATACAACAGTAACATGGTCTTCGGATAATGAAACTATTATTACAAATTTTGGTGAGGTTACAATACCATTATCAGATACAGAAGTAGTTTTAACAGCAACACTTATTTTAGGAGAATCTACTGGGACTAAAGAGTTTACAGTTGTAGTTAGTGGTAATTCTTCAGTTTTATTAGAAGAGGCAAAAAATGCTTTAGAGATTGCTTATGCAGATGGGGAAGATGCTACTACAGTCACTCAAAATATTACTTTGGTTGCTGAAGGGGAAAATGATGCAGTAGTTACTTGGTCTTCATCAAATGAGGATGTAATTACAACATCTGGAGTAGTAACACAATCTTTTACAGATCAGGTAATTGATTTGACTGCTACACTTCTGCTTGGTGATGAAACTACTACTAAAGTTTTTTCTGTAACAGTAGTGAAAACAGAAGCACCAACAGCGGTAGAAAAGGATAAGGTTACTGTAAAGGTTTGGCCTAACCCATCACAAAATAAAATTAATATCACTTCGGTTACACCAATTAAAACGTTGCAAATTTATAATCTAACAGGACAGTTAGTATATGAACTTCCAACACCTGCAATTGGCAACACTACACAAGTTGATATTTCTGGCTTGACGAATGGTAATTATATTCTTCGTGTAAACGGCGGACATAAAACTTTTATCAAGCAATAA
- a CDS encoding chalcone isomerase family protein produces the protein MRNFLKLKLLSVLLLLSVVGTAQEHSTFKTNFFNEVEFPKNVTVTEQALQCNGYGALSQNLSKIFSCALYVAHPSDDAINLIYSDDLKVIELVMTSNNLQSEATIKRMRKAYAVDLKIGADASESDKKFVADLRKQEQINPSQVITVEKLFGEAFKNSTAGNTETINSEIVEYIASFSELIVKGDHFRIISQNNLVTLYKNGNELFQTNNKAFKKALMNIYLGNTPIDTSLRDDLLSL, from the coding sequence ATGAGAAATTTTTTAAAATTAAAGCTTCTATCCGTGTTATTGTTATTGTCTGTAGTCGGTACAGCACAAGAACATTCAACTTTCAAAACAAACTTCTTTAACGAAGTAGAGTTCCCTAAAAATGTAACTGTAACAGAACAGGCTTTACAGTGCAATGGCTACGGAGCATTATCGCAAAATTTATCAAAAATCTTTTCTTGTGCACTTTATGTTGCACACCCTTCAGACGATGCTATTAATTTAATTTATAGCGACGATCTTAAAGTAATTGAGCTTGTAATGACTTCTAATAATTTACAGTCTGAAGCAACAATTAAAAGAATGAGAAAAGCTTACGCTGTAGATCTTAAAATTGGTGCTGATGCATCTGAAAGTGACAAGAAATTTGTTGCTGATTTAAGAAAACAAGAGCAAATTAATCCTTCTCAAGTAATTACTGTTGAGAAATTATTTGGAGAGGCATTCAAAAATTCTACCGCTGGTAATACAGAAACAATCAATAGTGAGATTGTTGAATATATTGCTTCTTTTAGCGAGTTAATCGTTAAAGGCGATCATTTCAGAATTATTAGTCAGAACAACCTTGTTACACTTTACAAAAATGGTAATGAGTTATTTCAGACAAATAATAAAGCTTTCAAAAAAGCTTTAATGAATATCTATTTAGGAAATACACCTATTGATACTTCTTTAAGAGATGACCTTCTTTCATTATAG
- a CDS encoding sulfatase, producing MKNLVKIAMMLMVCLPSLLAAQDKPNIILITIDDLRPELGIYGNKLIQTPQIDALSEHATTFNNAFCQVPVCGASRASMHTGVRPTPKRFTSAGTEIDHDLPNAVTIGQHFKENGYYTFSIGKVIHGKKDAVERTWTEYHPAESMFEYHNKALVEEAKNPVAPYKRPQPYEVVMDSKDTDFLDGRSVKIAKERLAELKKKDQPFFMAVGIARPHLPFVAPKRFWDLYNEDDIPMADNPYKPENMPEVAKTTYGELRAYNSVPKKGDVPSDLAKKLKHGYYASVSFSDYLVGDLIAELKKQGLYENSIIVLWGDHGWQLGEHSFWAKHTNFDIALRVPLIIKPQEGKNMTAAKADGFAEIVDIFPTLCDLAGLEGPSQLQGQSLVPVLKDHNFSTKEYALSRWKQGDSIRTKGYRYTAFKNKKGVLIAEMMYDLSKDPEENKNIVKDATYKVEVEKHRKLLDKALKEYSLI from the coding sequence ATGAAGAATTTAGTAAAAATAGCAATGATGTTGATGGTTTGTTTACCATCCCTCCTTGCTGCTCAAGATAAGCCAAACATCATCTTAATTACAATAGATGATTTAAGACCAGAGTTAGGCATTTATGGAAATAAATTGATTCAAACTCCTCAGATTGATGCATTAAGCGAACATGCAACTACATTTAATAATGCTTTTTGCCAAGTGCCTGTTTGTGGGGCATCAAGAGCATCTATGCATACTGGCGTTCGTCCAACACCTAAAAGATTTACTTCTGCAGGAACAGAGATTGATCATGATCTGCCAAATGCTGTAACAATTGGTCAGCATTTTAAAGAGAACGGATACTATACTTTTTCAATTGGTAAAGTAATTCATGGTAAAAAAGATGCTGTAGAACGTACTTGGACAGAATATCATCCTGCAGAAAGTATGTTCGAATACCACAATAAAGCATTAGTAGAAGAAGCTAAAAACCCTGTAGCTCCTTATAAAAGGCCACAACCTTATGAGGTAGTAATGGATAGTAAAGACACAGATTTCTTAGACGGTAGATCGGTTAAAATTGCCAAAGAAAGATTGGCAGAATTGAAAAAGAAGGACCAACCGTTTTTTATGGCAGTAGGTATTGCCCGTCCTCACCTTCCATTTGTAGCACCAAAACGTTTTTGGGATTTATACAATGAAGATGATATTCCAATGGCGGACAATCCATACAAGCCTGAGAATATGCCAGAAGTTGCAAAAACAACGTACGGAGAATTGAGAGCCTATAATTCTGTTCCTAAAAAAGGAGATGTACCAAGTGATTTAGCTAAGAAATTAAAGCATGGGTATTATGCATCAGTAAGTTTTTCAGATTATTTAGTAGGTGATTTAATTGCTGAATTAAAAAAACAAGGCTTGTACGAGAATTCTATTATTGTACTTTGGGGAGACCATGGTTGGCAATTAGGAGAGCATTCTTTTTGGGCAAAACACACAAACTTTGATATTGCTTTAAGAGTCCCGTTAATAATTAAACCTCAAGAAGGGAAAAATATGACGGCTGCAAAGGCAGATGGTTTTGCAGAAATTGTTGATATATTTCCAACTTTATGTGACTTGGCAGGGTTAGAGGGGCCTTCGCAATTACAAGGTCAGAGCTTAGTACCCGTTTTAAAAGATCATAATTTCTCTACAAAAGAGTATGCTTTAAGTAGATGGAAACAAGGAGATTCTATCAGAACAAAAGGGTATAGATACACTGCTTTTAAAAACAAAAAGGGAGTATTAATTGCAGAAATGATGTACGATCTTTCTAAAGATCCTGAAGAAAATAAAAACATTGTAAAAGATGCCACTTATAAAGTAGAAGTTGAAAAACACAGAAAACTACTGGATAAAGCATTAAAGGAATATAGCTTAATTTAG